In a single window of the Pontibacter russatus genome:
- the rsmA gene encoding 16S rRNA (adenine(1518)-N(6)/adenine(1519)-N(6))-dimethyltransferase RsmA: MSNVKPKKNLGQHFLVDQNIASKIVEQLTLPGGVADVLEIGPGMGVLTQYLLQHKEYRTTVLDIDRESIAYLQQHFPQLGDRIISADFLKTDLGTLFPGKFAIIGNFPYNISSQIFFKVLEHRDVVPEVVCMIQKEVAERLASLPGSKAYGILSVLLQAYYIIEYKFTVDEHVFHPPPKVKSAVIRLARNGVGQLDCDETLFKQVVKLSFGTRRKTLRNCLRSYNLPPEVTAQPVFDKRAEQLSVQDFVALTNVVKQNI; this comes from the coding sequence GTGAGCAACGTAAAACCAAAGAAGAACCTGGGCCAGCATTTTCTGGTGGATCAGAACATTGCCAGCAAGATTGTGGAGCAACTGACGCTGCCCGGGGGGGTAGCCGACGTGCTGGAGATTGGCCCAGGCATGGGCGTGCTCACGCAGTACCTGCTGCAGCACAAGGAGTACCGCACCACCGTGCTGGACATCGACCGCGAGTCCATCGCCTACCTGCAGCAGCACTTCCCGCAGCTCGGCGACCGTATCATCTCCGCCGATTTCCTGAAAACGGACCTTGGCACGCTGTTCCCCGGCAAATTCGCCATCATCGGCAACTTCCCATATAACATATCGAGCCAGATTTTCTTTAAAGTGCTGGAGCACCGCGATGTGGTGCCGGAGGTGGTGTGCATGATTCAGAAGGAGGTGGCCGAGCGGCTGGCCTCCCTGCCGGGCTCGAAGGCATATGGCATCCTGAGCGTGCTGCTGCAGGCCTATTATATAATAGAGTACAAGTTCACGGTGGACGAGCACGTGTTCCATCCGCCGCCCAAGGTGAAGTCGGCCGTCATCCGGCTGGCGCGCAACGGGGTGGGGCAACTAGATTGTGACGAAACACTGTTTAAGCAGGTGGTGAAGCTGAGTTTCGGAACCCGGCGCAAAACGCTCCGTAACTGCCTCCGGAGTTATAACCTGCCGCCCGAGGTAACGGCGCAGCCCGTTTTCGACAAGCGGGCCGAGCAACTGTCGGTGCAGGATTTTGTGGCTTTGACAAACGTAGTGAAGCAGAATATATAA